One Synechocystis sp. LKSZ1 genomic window, TTAGAATGGTTGCCCGGTAAGAGTGTCGCCCTTGCCGATACCTGCTATCCTGAGCTGGCCCTCGGGCCGCTTCCCCATTTTTATCCCTTTATTGTCAATGACCCTGGTGAAGGCACCCAGGCCAAACGCCGCGCCCAGGCCGTAATTATCGACCACCTCACGCCGCCCCTGACACGAGCCGAACTCTACGGCGATCTACTCAAGCTCGAGGCCCTGATTGATGAATATTACGAGGCCCAGGCCCTGGATCCCAGTCGTTTAGTTACCCTGCGTGACCGCATCCAGGCCCTTTTACAAGAGACTCACCTCGACCGGGACTTAGGCCTGGCGACTAGTTCAGAGTTAACCGACCTGTTAAGCGGGGCCGATAATTATTTGTGTGAACTGAAGGAAGCGCAAATTCGAGATGGCCTGCATATCTTGGGCCAATGTCCCCAGGGCAAAGCGCTGCGGGATTTAATGCTCAGTATCGGCCGGATGCCGGGGGGCCATCGTCTCGGTCTGACCCAGGCCCTAGCGGTAGATTATCAGTTGGACTTTGACCCCGTATTAGATGATTGGGGCCAACCCTTTACCTTCCCCGCCAACGCTCAACAGCTTTTGCAGGACAAAGGGGAGAAAGACCTTCTACAAGCGCTCCAGGCCTGTCGTCATGGTGGAGACGTGGTCGCAGTCCTGGAAACCCAGGCCCAGCAGTTACTGACAACAGGGGAACAACTTTCCTTGCTTGGCCCTCAAACGACCATCAGTTTAGCCTGGTTGACCCAGACGCTCCTACCGCTTCTGCAACAAACCCCCCAGGAAATTACCAATCTTCTGCGGGGCCTGGCAGGAGAATACATTGTCAGCGGGGCTTCTGGCGCTCCGACCCGAGGCCGGCCGGAAGTCTTACCCACTGGCCGTAATTTCTATGGCGTCGATATCCGGGCCATTCCCACGGAAACCGCTTGGGATGTCGGGCGACGGGCCGCCGAGGCCTTAATTGAACGCTACTGCCAGGATCATGGGGACTATCCCAAAACCTTGGCCCTCTCCATTTGGGGCACCTCCACCCTCCGCACCGGGGGCGACGACGTGGCCCAAGTACTGGCCCTGTTAGGGGTACAACCCCGCTGGGATGGCCCTTCTCGCCGGTTGGTGGATTTTGAAATTTTACCCGTGGCGGCCCTGGGACGGCCCCGTGTTGATGTGACGGTGCGGATTTCTGGCTTTTTCCGGGATAGTTTTCCCAATTTAATTCAACTGCTCCATCAGGCCATAACGGCTGTGGCCCAGTTGGAGGAGGCCCCAGAAGATAATCCCTTAGCCTACCAAGCCCGCCAGGAACAGGCCCTGTGGCAAACCCAGGGCCTAGAATCAGACCAAGCCTTAGAACGTGCTACCTACCGCATCTTTGGTTCCAAACCGGGGGCCTACGGGGCCGGCTTGCAGGGCCTGATCGAAGCCCAGAACTGGCAGGATGACCAGGATTTAGCGCGAGCCTATTTGAACTGGAGTTGTTACGCCTACGATGGTCAGGGCCTTGGCCATAGTCAACCGGAGGTCTTTGCCCAACGGCTTAAACAGTTGGAAATTGTTCTCCATAACCAGGACAATCGGGAACATGACCTGTTGGATTCCGATGATTACTACCAATTCCAAGGCGGCCTAACGGTGGCGGTGCGGGCCCTGACAGGTCAGAATCCGGCAGTTTATTTTGGCGACCATGCCATTCCCAGTCGGCCTAAAATCAAGCGTCTGGAGGAAGAGATTGCCAAGGTCTATCGTTCTCGGGTAATTAACCCCAAATGGATTGCCGGGGTGATGCGCCACGGTTACAAAGGAGCATTTGAAATGGCGGCGACGGTGGACTATCTCTTTGCCTACTCCGCTACCACCCAGACCGTTGCGGATTATATGTATCAAGGAGTCGCCGAGGCCTATCTCTTTGACCCGGAAGTTCAGGCCTTTGTCCAGGCCAAAAACCCCTGGGCCCTGCGGGATATGGCGGAACGATTATTAGAAGCCCATCAGCGGGGTCTCTGGTGGGATGTTGAGCCGCAAACCCTAGACCAACTAAGGGCCCTGGCCCACCAGGCCGAAGGGGTTCTCGAAAACCAACCCTTTCCGGCCTAGCCGACGCCGGACAATACCTTCGGCAACAGATCGTAGCGTCGCAAAATAGCCCCCAAGTCTAGGCTGGTTTCCAGCAGACAGGCATGGCCACTGTCGGGTAGCGGATGGATCACGGCCTGGGGGAGGTGTTTTTGTAAAAAGGCGGCCTCCTGGACAGACGGAAGCAAGCGGTCGCCCTCACTGGCCAGGATCAGGGTGGGCTGGGTAATTTGGCTGAGCTGAAATGCTGACAGGGCAAAGGTTTGCAACAGGGCCAGCCGTTGACTCACCATTGCAGGAGAAAGCGTGGCCATGGCCTGACGCAGTCTTTGTTGGTCGTAGGCAGTGAGCCGCTCTAATTGGGCCAGCCAGGGCAGAAAGGCCCAAGTCCCCAGGCTATAAAGTAGATCGGGCAACCATGGGGCTAAAGGAATCCCCCAGCTCAACCAAGGGGCCAACCGAAAGGAGGAGGCAGGATTCACCAAAATCAACTGTTCCACCTGAGAAACGGCTTGACTGGCCAGGGACAAAGCGAGACAGCCGCCAAAGGATTCCCCACAGAGTACCAGGGGCGCTCCTGACTGTTCCTCGTACCAGAGGTCTAACACCTGTTGACTCAGAAGCGGCCAATCCGTGAGCGGGTGAGGGGGTAAGGACAAATAGCGGAGATTAAAGCAGGTACTCAGAGAAGCGGCCTGGCGATAAAACAGTTGGCCTGTACCGTCCAAACCCGGCAGGTAGAGAAGGAAGGGGAAATGGGGCCGGTCGGGAAAGGGTTGCAGGAGTTTCATCAACGGGAGCGGGGATAACAATGGTAAATAAACAAGGCCCCGTCGCGCTTCAGCCGTAGTTTTTCGGCCTGGACTAGGCTCAGGTTTTCCTTGTCGGGGAAGGGGGCCACCTGGGCTGGGCAATCGTAGCGCAAATCCAAGTTAACCACGGGTCGCTGGTCTTGGCATTGGTCGTAGAGACGTTTTTGGCCCAGGGCTAGATAGGCCGTGTTGCCGTTCAGAACCAACGTCCATTGTTCGTTGCGGTAGGCTGTCTCCATCGCCTCGGGTTGTAATCGAAGACGTTGCGGGGGCTGCCCCCGGATGAATAGTTCCACCGCATTGGCCTGAAAGCGGGCACTAAAGGTTTTACCCTGATAGCAGTAGTAAACCCGCGACTGTTCCACGGGCGGTGGGACTTGTTGGGCTAAGGCCGGGGAGCTAAAAACCAGTAGAAGCAGGAAAAGTACCATCAAAAGGGGGCGCTGTCTAACCAATACGCCAACAGGGCCTAGGCCTATGCTAAAGCGGTTTTAGCGCAATTGGAGGACTGGTATTCGGCTATTTCAGGGCATCCTTCAGGGCCACTCGGGCGGCTAGATGATTGCGGGTCGAGAGTAGGATTTCCGCTTCCCGTTGCAGACGCTGGGCCGTATCTTGCAGTTCTAGCAGGCTCTGCTGTTCACTGGCCACACCGTAGAGATTACCAGCTACCCAGTAGGAGAGTTCGACGGGTAAAACAGGCAAATCATCGGGCAGTTCTAGGGGTTGGTCGGTTAGCTTAGCCGAGAGACGTACCACATCTTGTAAAAGGCGGTCAACTTCTTTTGCCAGCAGGTGGAGATCTTGGCCGGTATAGGTATCATCAATCCATTCCACCAGGCCGACTCGATAGGGCTTTTCCCGGACGTATTCTAGGACGCGAAAGCGTTGTTGGCCAAGGGTTAGGATCTTCATGCGGTCATCCGGCAAACGTTGACAACGTACCACCTCCGCACAACAACCCACATTGGCAATCTGACCGGAACTCGGGTCGATCATCAATACGCCAAAACGACGGTCATCTTCCAAAATGGTATTCATCATCATGCGATAACGAAACTCGAAAATATGGAGAGGGAGGGGCCGCCCTGGAAAAAGCACCACTTCAGGCAGGGGAAAGAGGGGGAGTTCCCGAATCGCAAGGGAAGAAGCCATTGTGTATCGTTATATTAAGCGTTTTTTTAAACTATAGCGAAGTTCTGGAGCCGATGGGGGCCCGCCTAACGTCCCGTTAGTTTGACGACCCAAATCCCGCCAAAGTAGAGGATCAGCACGGCCCCAGCCAGCAGCGATTGAGTTAAAGGATCCGTCGAGGGGGTTAAGACCGCGCCCAAAATCACGGCCCCCAGCACGATGTAGCGCCAATTTCGGAGCATCATCTGGGAATTAGTAATACCGAGATAGCCCAAAATGATTTGAATGACGGGAATCTGAAAGGCCAGGCCGGTGCAGAACATCAGCAGTAGGACAAACTCAAAATAGCGCTCGATCGACCAGAGTTGTTCCACCACATCGGCTCCATAGCTAATGAAAAAGCGCAGGGCCGCTGGAATCAGGGCATAGTAGGCAAACAATAGACCCGCAAAGAAAAGGACACTGGAACCGAGGACGACGGGGGCCAGCAATCGCCGCTCCCGACGGGTTAGTCCCGGTAAAACGAACTGGATAATTTGGTAGAGAATGAAGGGACTCGCTACGAGAATACCGCTGTATCCTGCCACCTTGAGGGAAGTAAAGAAAAACTCCCCTGGGGCCAACTGGAGAAACTTGACCCCTTGAGCCGGCACCTCCAGCCACTGGACTAAGGGCTTCACTTCTACAAAGCAAAGGACAACCCCCACTACAATGACCCCGAGGGAATAAAAAATCCGTCGGCGTAATTCCTCTAGATGATCGAAGAAGGACATTTCCACTTCATCGGGAAGTTCATCGAGAAAAGCTTGGGAATCGGGGGTGGCGGTGGAATCTAGCTCGGTGGGCGGCATTCTGGCTCAATCTTTCGGTCTCAAAATCTAGACCCCACGATAACATAAACTCGAAGACAGCCTATCCCGAGGGGATGGGAAAGGAGTTGGGGTGAGTCAAGAACGTGCCTACTGGTTTGCTTGGTCGCAATTAAACGGCGTTGGCCCGGTCTTGCTCAAGCGCATTTATCAACATTTTGAAACCCTAGAAAATGCGTGGAAGGCAACACCTCGAGCCCTAGGAGAAGTCCAGGGCCTAGGGGCCAAGTTAATCCAGGGTA contains:
- the tatC gene encoding twin-arginine translocase subunit TatC translates to MPPTELDSTATPDSQAFLDELPDEVEMSFFDHLEELRRRIFYSLGVIVVGVVLCFVEVKPLVQWLEVPAQGVKFLQLAPGEFFFTSLKVAGYSGILVASPFILYQIIQFVLPGLTRRERRLLAPVVLGSSVLFFAGLLFAYYALIPAALRFFISYGADVVEQLWSIERYFEFVLLLMFCTGLAFQIPVIQIILGYLGITNSQMMLRNWRYIVLGAVILGAVLTPSTDPLTQSLLAGAVLILYFGGIWVVKLTGR
- the cobN gene encoding cobaltochelatase subunit CobN; this translates as MHRLAATPGGWSPDLEGVIILEQTPGALVLLTAADTDIQSVAAALPATFPALRAANLLNLQQPLSIDDYAERVLRQAKVIILRLLGGQSYWPYGLEVVRALAEEQQIALLVLPGDDRPDPALFSQSTVPLRDVHQFWQYLQEGGPTNWEQGLQWLTNQYLGTNYPCLPPQPIPKVGQYHPSQAGDLSYSLATVAILFYRSHYLAGNTQPIDALCQALQARNLQPLALYVSSLREADVQEAILEILALEPLGLILNTTSFSLAQLQREAGEPDCIPLWQALNVPVFQVVFSGSTQEQWQGGLRGLSPRDLAMNVALPEVDGRIITRAISFKSAQTWQERLETNIVRYEAEASRVEWLADFAWHTIHCQQTPVAQRKIALILANYPNRDGRLANGVGLDTPASCLEILRALQQAGYGVTDLPGNVDDLMARLTRSVTNDPDPYHSKQVNQSLARSDLWAYFQSLPTAVQDQLQARWAEREAWNKLPDEIPIAGIQLGNIFVGIQPSRGYDLDPSLNYHAPDLEPTLAYLGFYHWLRTQFQAQALVHVGKHGNLEWLPGKSVALADTCYPELALGPLPHFYPFIVNDPGEGTQAKRRAQAVIIDHLTPPLTRAELYGDLLKLEALIDEYYEAQALDPSRLVTLRDRIQALLQETHLDRDLGLATSSELTDLLSGADNYLCELKEAQIRDGLHILGQCPQGKALRDLMLSIGRMPGGHRLGLTQALAVDYQLDFDPVLDDWGQPFTFPANAQQLLQDKGEKDLLQALQACRHGGDVVAVLETQAQQLLTTGEQLSLLGPQTTISLAWLTQTLLPLLQQTPQEITNLLRGLAGEYIVSGASGAPTRGRPEVLPTGRNFYGVDIRAIPTETAWDVGRRAAEALIERYCQDHGDYPKTLALSIWGTSTLRTGGDDVAQVLALLGVQPRWDGPSRRLVDFEILPVAALGRPRVDVTVRISGFFRDSFPNLIQLLHQAITAVAQLEEAPEDNPLAYQARQEQALWQTQGLESDQALERATYRIFGSKPGAYGAGLQGLIEAQNWQDDQDLARAYLNWSCYAYDGQGLGHSQPEVFAQRLKQLEIVLHNQDNREHDLLDSDDYYQFQGGLTVAVRALTGQNPAVYFGDHAIPSRPKIKRLEEEIAKVYRSRVINPKWIAGVMRHGYKGAFEMAATVDYLFAYSATTQTVADYMYQGVAEAYLFDPEVQAFVQAKNPWALRDMAERLLEAHQRGLWWDVEPQTLDQLRALAHQAEGVLENQPFPA
- a CDS encoding LON peptidase substrate-binding domain-containing protein; its protein translation is MASSLAIRELPLFPLPEVVLFPGRPLPLHIFEFRYRMMMNTILEDDRRFGVLMIDPSSGQIANVGCCAEVVRCQRLPDDRMKILTLGQQRFRVLEYVREKPYRVGLVEWIDDTYTGQDLHLLAKEVDRLLQDVVRLSAKLTDQPLELPDDLPVLPVELSYWVAGNLYGVASEQQSLLELQDTAQRLQREAEILLSTRNHLAARVALKDALK
- a CDS encoding alpha/beta hydrolase, whose protein sequence is MKLLQPFPDRPHFPFLLYLPGLDGTGQLFYRQAASLSTCFNLRYLSLPPHPLTDWPLLSQQVLDLWYEEQSGAPLVLCGESFGGCLALSLASQAVSQVEQLILVNPASSFRLAPWLSWGIPLAPWLPDLLYSLGTWAFLPWLAQLERLTAYDQQRLRQAMATLSPAMVSQRLALLQTFALSAFQLSQITQPTLILASEGDRLLPSVQEAAFLQKHLPQAVIHPLPDSGHACLLETSLDLGAILRRYDLLPKVLSGVG